Below is a window of Camelina sativa cultivar DH55 chromosome 11, Cs, whole genome shotgun sequence DNA.
GATAAGTGAAGCctcatttattaatttttctttacattGTCAAAGATACATATTTGAgcacaaagagagaagaagaggtagaAAAGAGAATGTGCAAAGCTTCTGCATGGGAAAGAGGGTTTGCATCAGTCTAAAGAGAGCTTAGCCAGAGTGAGGGAGAGTACCTTTACTCCATTAGCCATGTCTTCAAGAGATGAGTATTCTTCAGGTTTATGGCTGTATCCTGCAAAATATCACacacaacagaaaaaaaaaaaaacttaatcggGGATGCTGATTCGATCAAGATCACGGTCTAACTGGTTAGCATATATACCTTTGTAGCACGGGATGAATATCATACCCATTGGAGATATCCTGGAAACAGTAATCCAACAAAGTTCAGAATCACTCTAAGCCAGAACATTGATAGTAGAAAGTAGACAAATGCATCTAACAGATCTGATCAATTTGAATTGTTCTAAGGTTATGAGTTAGTTATCTCCAGGGGAGTAACTAAAGAGTTGTTGTTTGTCACAAACTTGCAAAGCTAACAGGGTTGATGCTCCATTTGAACGTTTAGGGTTGTATTCCAAACATGAAACTTGTGACTTTTGTAGTACCTGGCCATGAAGAGAGAATCATGATAAGCTCGGCTTATCATCTTCTTGTGTGACAAGTTTAGCTCTGTGGCTGCCTCTGCCATTTTCTTGATTATTAGTTTGTCTGAGAGCGCTGGTGGATCTTGATTTACAATCTTGAATTCCGATAGCTTCACTTTTCGTTTTGTAGCTATCGTGTTAGCAGATTCCTGAATTTTCTTGATTACTGTGTTTCTTCTCGCTTCATCAATATCCCTTGTATCTTTTAAAGAACACAAGACAGGTAAGTCAGGAACTTAGTCTCAAcgatcaaaaccaaaacactcAGAACTACTCTCAACTTCCTCAAGAGCTCAGTTAAAGCATGTATATTTTACCAAACTTTTTCTATTAGTAGGTGTCATGGAACGAACATAAGGAATTACCGATTTCAAGATGGGATTTGCTTGGAATGCTGTTGATAGCCCCAGGATGTTGCTCCAGAATACCTTACCGCAATGATTCATCTTGTGATTAAGTTCCATTGAGAGTAAGTTCTTTATAAACTAGTGAGCCAAAACTTACCAACAGTTCCTACAGTATCTATTGACTCTGACTCTAATACATGTTTCTCCACGGCTAGAGCCAACTCTGCAGCCGCAAGCCCAGCATCATTTCTAAGAAAACCATCATTACACATTAATCAGTGTACTAATGATTAAGTAGACAGTTCAGTCGTATAATATAGCTCACCTATATGGCATAAGCACAGCACCAGCATGACCTCCGTTGCCTTCAAATTCGACTTTCAAACTTGCTGGAGCAGCAATTGCGGTAACTACACCGATATCTAAACCTGTGGTCAAATATGATCTGATATAagcataaaatgaaaaagagaaaaaggatgaTGCTATTAGATGCAGAAAAGGGAAATTAAGCGGACCTTCATCTTCAAGTATAGGTCCTTGTTCGATATGCAACTCTATAAAAGCAAAGTAACTTCCTTTCTTCAAGAACACACTAGATAAGTCGTCATCTTCGTCTTGTGCGTATCCAGCTGATCTAGCTGCTTCTATAAATGAAACATTTTGGCCATCAACAACAGTAGTTTTTAGTGCTTCTGCAAGTTCTTTGCTTCCAGCAAGCAAGCGGCTGTATCAACAAAGTTTACCAGttagaaaataaagaaacaaaacattgatCTTTTATTTGTTCATAAAGATCAAAATAAGAGTACCTTCCTAAACAACTGATCCCAAATCGGGTTGGTTCTTCAGATGTGAACAAGACTATCTCCAGAGACCTTTTCGGCTTAAACCCCGaccttataaaaacaaagatcatCAGGAGACACAATCTTAGACTTCACTTTCTATAATCCAAAGATTCTGGATATACCTTTTCAAAACATTGATAGCTTCAACTGCACCCAAAACACCAACAACACCATCATACTTGCCAGAATATGGAATAGCATCTATATGAGAACCAGTGGCTACAGCAGGAAGATTTGGTTCTGAACCATCCCTAAGTATGAAACCAACACATCAAATGAATCAgataatcaaacataaaaatcaacaaaaacttaTCTTCTTAACGAAACGACGAGCAACTCAAAAAGAGAGAGCCAAACCATTTGCCAAATATGTTACCAACAGCATCTTCTCTAACAGTAAGACCAGCAAGTGCCATCAAATTCTTCACATACCTAACCAAATCAACCAAGAATTCAGATTAACAAAAAATCTATACTTGATTACTCAATCAAGTAATTCAAGTTACCGTCGAGCCAAGACATCTTTGTCAGTATAAAGAACTCTGGTGACTGATGGAGAAGGAGCATCAGAGAAATTAGAAAGCTCATCTatctaaaaccaaaccaaaacaaaacaaaaaagatcaaaactttagaAATCTACTGTTCTACTTAACACATAACCGAATAAGATTTCAAATAACACTCCTTTGAACCTGTTTTTGCAGTCCTTGAGCATCAACGGAGAGTGAAGAAGCGAGATTGATGGAACCGAATTGACCCGGTTCGTGAATTGGGTACCCGGAAAAATCCTCCATTGTTCtaattgattcatgttgttgttgttgagctAAGCTTGAAGGTAGAAGAAGGCAGATAACAAGCAGAGTAATAGAGCAGAAGCGTTCCAAAgattccatttttattttttgttttgttcccgTCGAGTGTTTTTGATTCTGAGAGAGAGaaccacaaatatataaagttCATTTATATTTGGTATCtttatttttgggaaaattaattaattaaccgTATGATTAAATTATGATAGCATTATTATTgtccaaattgttttttttctggggAATCCTCAAAACTCAGTGGGAATCTGACAGAGAGTTTTGTTGTACTCTACTGATCCTGATCTCATCTCAAGTAGAAActcttttaaattaaaaattataaattgagtTGATATCTTTAGAAATCTCTTTGAGGTATTTGTTCTGAGATGGATCAAATTTTCGCGGTAGTCTCTATTTTTGGATCTTTTCCTTTTGCCTTTGCAGATCTTTTTGATATTGACTCTTGAGGATGTAA
It encodes the following:
- the LOC104725100 gene encoding ureidoglycolate hydrolase isoform X2, with the protein product MESLERFCSITLLVICLLLPSSLAQQQQHESIRTMEDFSGYPIHEPGQFGSINLASSLSVDAQGLQKQIDELSNFSDAPSPSVTRVLYTDKDVLARRYVKNLMALAGLTVREDAVGNIFGKWDGSEPNLPAVATGSHIDAIPYSGKYDGVVGVLGAVEAINVLKRSGFKPKRSLEIVLFTSEEPTRFGISCLGSRLLAGSKELAEALKTTVVDGQNVSFIEAARSAGYAQDEDDDLSSVFLKKGSYFAFIELHIEQGPILEDEGLDIGVVTAIAAPASLKVEFEGNGGHAGAVLMPYRNDAGLAAAELALAVEKHVLESESIDTVGTVGILEQHPGAINSIPSKSHLEIDTRDIDEARRNTVIKKIQESANTIATKRKVKLSEFKIVNQDPPALSDKLIIKKMAEAATELNLSHKKMISRAYHDSLFMARISPMGMIFIPCYKGYSHKPEEYSSLEDMANGVKVLSLTLAKLSLD
- the LOC104725100 gene encoding ureidoglycolate hydrolase isoform X1, which produces MESLERFCSITLLVICLLLPSSLAQQQQHESIRTMEDFSGYPIHEPGQFGSINLASSLSVDAQGLQKQIDELSNFSDAPSPSVTRVLYTDKDVLARRYVKNLMALAGLTVREDAVGNIFGKWDGSEPNLPAVATGSHIDAIPYSGKYDGVVGVLGAVEAINVLKRSGFKPKRSLEIVLFTSEEPTRFGISCLGSRLLAGSKELAEALKTTVVDGQNVSFIEAARSAGYAQDEDDDLSSVFLKKGSYFAFIELHIEQGPILEDEGPLNFPFLHLIASSFFSFSFYAYIRSYLTTGLDIGVVTAIAAPASLKVEFEGNGGHAGAVLMPYRNDAGLAAAELALAVEKHVLESESIDTVGTVGILEQHPGAINSIPSKSHLEIDTRDIDEARRNTVIKKIQESANTIATKRKVKLSEFKIVNQDPPALSDKLIIKKMAEAATELNLSHKKMISRAYHDSLFMARISPMGMIFIPCYKGYSHKPEEYSSLEDMANGVKVLSLTLAKLSLD